The following coding sequences are from one Desulfurococcus sp. window:
- the pgsA gene encoding archaetidylinositol phosphate synthase, with protein MLNRLREKVSLLVNLLVKPLVALNIHPNTLTVLSMLVLLTGALVFTATHSIPLYMAFIAFSGIFDMLDGALARATGKTSRFGAFLDSVVDRVNDSIMIWSLTLLGLNQLCVTVLLVASLLTSYTRARGESLGVPVIGVGLVERPERIIGLVFILILYMVSEELAVVALVALTALSVATVIQRVVWVYKRLRSVS; from the coding sequence TTGCTGAATAGACTCCGCGAGAAGGTATCGCTGCTCGTAAACCTCTTGGTTAAACCCCTTGTAGCATTGAATATTCACCCTAACACACTCACCGTGCTATCTATGCTGGTGCTACTCACTGGTGCATTAGTCTTCACTGCGACTCATAGTATTCCACTATACATGGCTTTCATTGCATTCTCAGGTATCTTCGACATGCTTGACGGCGCTTTAGCGAGAGCTACTGGTAAGACCAGCCGCTTCGGAGCCTTCCTCGACTCGGTTGTAGATAGAGTGAATGATTCAATCATGATATGGTCGCTTACACTACTAGGGTTAAACCAATTGTGTGTCACCGTGCTTCTAGTAGCATCTCTTTTAACAAGCTACACGAGGGCTCGCGGCGAGAGCCTAGGTGTCCCTGTGATCGGGGTTGGATTAGTGGAGAGGCCTGAGAGGATTATAGGCTTAGTCTTCATTCTAATACTCTACATGGTTTCAGAGGAGCTTGCAGTAGTAGCGCTAGTAGCTCTGACTGCTCTCTCAGTAGCCACTGTAATTCAGAGAGTTGTATGGGTATACAAGCGTTTAAGGAGTGTAAGCTAG
- a CDS encoding TIM barrel protein, producing the protein MPKYWFGPAGKPLGLKSKSILDAPGYIRQLGLNAMEYEAVRGVDISVDKARRLGLEASRFNVKLSLHAPYYINLAGRSSIVEKSIRHLTSSLDAASAMGAYIVVFHPGYYTYAPSKRAALEKVIASLEGVVEYRDKRNYTGIYLGPETAGRISQIGDLSEIVEISRRFSGVRPVVDFAHLYARYMGRFVRSKSDVVGIVEVIERELGSEYLKPLHTHFSKIEYGRGGERMHHALSEEAYGPGFTYVCEALCETGVDAVFISESPLLEQDAVVMRDTCLNTCGENCIAE; encoded by the coding sequence ATGCCTAAATACTGGTTTGGGCCAGCTGGGAAGCCTTTAGGGCTTAAGTCTAAGAGTATACTAGATGCACCAGGATACATCAGGCAGCTTGGATTGAACGCCATGGAGTATGAGGCTGTTAGAGGCGTTGATATAAGCGTGGATAAAGCAAGACGCCTAGGTCTTGAGGCCTCAAGATTCAACGTTAAGCTCAGCCTGCACGCACCCTACTACATTAATCTAGCTGGTAGAAGCAGCATCGTAGAGAAGAGTATAAGGCATTTAACATCATCGCTGGATGCTGCCTCAGCTATGGGGGCGTACATCGTGGTATTCCATCCAGGCTACTACACTTATGCTCCCTCGAAGAGAGCAGCTCTTGAGAAAGTAATAGCTAGCCTGGAAGGAGTCGTCGAGTACAGGGATAAACGAAACTACACGGGCATCTACCTCGGGCCGGAGACAGCAGGCAGGATCAGCCAGATCGGAGATTTAAGTGAGATAGTAGAGATATCGAGGAGGTTTAGTGGTGTGAGACCTGTTGTAGACTTCGCCCACCTCTATGCAAGATACATGGGGAGATTCGTGAGAAGTAAAAGTGATGTAGTAGGGATAGTTGAAGTTATAGAGAGGGAGCTGGGGAGCGAGTACCTTAAACCACTCCACACCCACTTCTCTAAGATAGAGTATGGTAGAGGCGGGGAGAGAATGCATCACGCTTTAAGCGAGGAGGCCTACGGCCCCGGCTTCACGTATGTCTGTGAAGCTCTCTGCGAGACTGGGGTGGACGCAGTCTTCATTAGTGAAAGCCCTCTTCTAGAACAGGATGCTGTGGTCATGAGGGATACATGCTTGAATACGTGTGGTGAGAACTGTATTGCTGAATAG
- a CDS encoding NUDIX hydrolase, translated as MLGRVEYLDKPLMTREEVLLEGLRFKVLRRYYEKSRGEIFARDVVVFPEAVAILPVLEGEVIVLLEQFRAPLNDTIIEAPAGVVDPGETPEEAARRELVEETGYYPRRLVKLGSFTPAPGYSSEVLHFYYASSLEYRGARPERYEVLKPFKIHFSEALRMVYSGELRDMKTALLILLYDSLRRQGG; from the coding sequence ATGCTTGGAAGGGTGGAGTACTTGGATAAACCCTTAATGACTAGAGAGGAGGTGCTGCTCGAAGGATTAAGATTCAAAGTTCTCCGCAGATACTACGAGAAGTCCCGGGGAGAAATCTTTGCTAGAGATGTAGTTGTCTTCCCTGAAGCAGTAGCAATCCTCCCCGTCCTGGAGGGCGAGGTTATCGTGCTCCTCGAGCAGTTTAGAGCTCCGTTGAACGATACTATAATAGAGGCGCCGGCAGGAGTAGTGGATCCAGGTGAAACCCCTGAGGAGGCTGCTAGAAGAGAACTCGTAGAGGAAACTGGCTACTATCCTAGAAGGCTCGTTAAGCTGGGCTCCTTTACACCAGCCCCCGGCTACAGCAGTGAGGTATTACACTTCTACTATGCTTCAAGCCTAGAGTACAGGGGTGCCAGGCCCGAGAGATACGAGGTGCTTAAACCATTCAAGATACACTTCAGTGAAGCCTTGAGAATGGTGTATAGCGGTGAGCTCAGAGACATGAAGACAGCCCTACTAATACTACTCTACGATTCCCTGAGAAGACAAGGCGGCTGA